In Ostrea edulis chromosome 6, xbOstEdul1.1, whole genome shotgun sequence, a single window of DNA contains:
- the LOC125646045 gene encoding uncharacterized protein LOC125646045 isoform X2: protein MTGAWRDSAALYVIGGGYDLGLIKALGPEGMNKIQEFVQRGGSYLGICSGAYFACSYIEFDKGGPLEVCGDRHLKFYPGGKIGPVYGPYKYNSDFGSRSVTLSCHIPQPIILTDKVTCPDTQNRVEMGQFDMFVNGGGFFHPHPKGSFETIKIRDGYHKDNSETQEQTYFMELARSDTLIHSVNSSQENQQRNTSNLSHEEHGVQVLCSFSGIKGAPAAIVKCCVGEGQAILSSVHIEYDSQCLDSDDVHLKPVIECMKNFDMEQSVMFRYMLKSLGISINLET from the exons ATGACAGGTGCGTGGCGAGATTCAGCAGCTCTGTATGTTATTGGGGGTGGATATGACCTTGGACTCATCAAAGCTCTGGGACCAGAAGGTATGAACAAGATTCAAGAGTTTGTACAGAGAGGAGGCTCATACTTGGGGATATGCTCAGGGGCATATTTTGCCTGCAGCTATATTGAGTTTGACAAAGGCGGACCCCTGGAAGTCTGTGGAGATAGGCATCTGAAATTCTACCCAG GAGGAAAAATTGGGCCTGTATATGGACCTTACAAGTACAACTCGGACTTTGGATCTAGATCAGTAACTTTATCTTGCCACATTCCTCAACCAATCATATTGACTGACAAAGTCACATGTCCCGATACACAGAACAGAGTTGAGATGGGACAATTTGATATGTTTGTCAATGGTGGAGGGTTCTTTCATCCTCACCCAAAGGGGAGTTTTGAGACCATAAAAATCAGGGATGGATATCACAAAGATAACAGTGAAACTCAGGAGCAGACATACTTCATGGAACTGGCCAGATCTGATACATTAATTCACTCAGTTAATTCAAGTCAGGAAAATCAACAGAGGAATACCTCTAATTTATCCCACGAGGAACACGGTGTACAAGTTTTGTGTTCTTTCTCTGGAATTAAAGGGGCACCTGCTGCCATTGTGAAGTGTTGTGTTGGAGAAGGACAAGCCATTCTTAGTTCTGTACATATTGAATATGACAGCCAATGTTTAGACTCTGATGATGTGCATTTAAAACCAGTCATTGAATGTAT